The Cyanobacteria bacterium GSL.Bin1 genomic interval GTTTAGCTAATTTGTCTCGCCATGAAAATGATTAACATTCATGCTGCCAAGACCTCTCTTTCGCAATTAATCGAATTAGCACTTGCTGGGGAGGAAGTCATCATTAGTAAAGCGGGTCAACCTCTTGTCCGACTCGTTCCTTATACGACTAGCACTGAACCGAGAAAACCTGGAGATTGGGCAGGTCAAGTCAAAATCGCTGATGACTTTGATGTCACGCCTGAAGAAGTCATTAATTCCTTCTACGAAGAAGAAATATGAGCTATCTCCTCGATACTCATACTCTGCTGTGGTGGTTAGCCGATCATCCGACTTTATCTGAACCCGCTCGATCCGTAATTGCCAATCCCCATCACTTAATTGTG includes:
- a CDS encoding type II toxin-antitoxin system prevent-host-death family antitoxin gives rise to the protein MKMINIHAAKTSLSQLIELALAGEEVIISKAGQPLVRLVPYTTSTEPRKPGDWAGQVKIADDFDVTPEEVINSFYEEEI